A single region of the Acidiferrobacteraceae bacterium genome encodes:
- a CDS encoding Rrf2 family transcriptional regulator has product MQLTRHTDYSLRILIYLAVHEGERVTLTEIADAFGISLNHLNKVLHGLTGLGAVKTFRGKHGGITLAQDPEKIRVGHVVRHMESTLQIIDCMSPHCPILPACELRGVLNDARDAFLQVLDGYTLAELVGQKQAKLQQLLHA; this is encoded by the coding sequence ATGCAACTCACCCGCCATACCGACTATTCCCTGCGCATCCTGATATATCTCGCGGTACACGAAGGGGAACGCGTTACCCTCACCGAAATCGCTGATGCGTTCGGCATTTCCCTGAATCACTTGAACAAGGTCCTTCATGGATTGACCGGTTTGGGTGCGGTTAAGACCTTTCGTGGAAAACACGGCGGAATTACGCTCGCCCAGGATCCGGAAAAGATTCGCGTCGGGCACGTGGTCCGGCACATGGAAAGCACCCTGCAGATAATCGATTGCATGTCGCCTCACTGTCCCATCCTGCCGGCATGCGAGCTTCGCGGTGTCCTGAATGATGCGCGCGACGCGTTCCTTCAGGTGCTGGATGGCTATACCCTGGCCGAGCTGGTTGGCCAGAAACAGGCCAAACTGCAACAGCTTCTTCACGCCTGA
- a CDS encoding thioredoxin family protein → MNSHTPNTDSFDVDLDSFDELVLGESRKRPLLLDLWAAWCAPCLVIAPVLEKIVTERGGEIALARVEVDRGDNMKLAGRYHVRGFPTVILLRDGEELGRFSGARHRADIEEFIDSLL, encoded by the coding sequence ATGAATTCGCACACGCCGAACACCGACAGTTTCGATGTTGATCTCGACTCCTTCGATGAACTCGTGTTGGGGGAGTCACGAAAGCGGCCGCTGCTTCTCGACCTTTGGGCCGCGTGGTGTGCGCCCTGTCTCGTGATCGCGCCCGTACTGGAAAAGATCGTGACGGAACGGGGTGGCGAGATCGCTCTCGCCCGGGTGGAAGTCGATCGCGGGGACAATATGAAGCTGGCTGGCCGCTATCACGTTCGCGGCTTCCCGACCGTGATCCTGCTGCGCGACGGAGAAGAGCTGGGCCGGTTCAGCGGAGCCAGGCACCGCGCCGATATCGAGGAGTTCATCGACTCCCTGTTGTAG
- a CDS encoding HD-GYP domain-containing protein translates to MGKVQVKKKVEVGDLKAGMFVYELDRPWLETPFMFQGFEITSAEQIEALHQYCKFVYIDTSLGSDVAEAAPPPPRRAKVESLDKRRIELEVLRSQARSVLRKDPYVDTTTLEDEIHQVRDTYRHAQELMDKVLDDVRESRDLDIDAISQLSADFTASIIRNPDALALFSLIRQKSDYIAHHSLRVCILALGLGRQIGLEQESLNVLGIGALLHDVGKIRVPMELLEKRSDLSPAEAEIIKRHVGDGLRILRQYAPGMPTMALEVVGWHHERYDGSGYPLGAKGNDISQFGHIGAIVDYYEGVTGDRPWRQGADAHSTLMHMYDRRGQLFEPELVEQFIRYMGVYPIGSVVQLNTGERAVVITRNRERHLRPRVVLASDAENRVYSGGRIVDLARQRTEGGQLYEIVRVLSPEEHNLDPQAFFPMVA, encoded by the coding sequence ATGGGGAAGGTGCAGGTGAAGAAGAAGGTAGAGGTTGGCGATCTCAAGGCAGGCATGTTCGTCTACGAGCTGGATCGGCCGTGGCTGGAAACCCCATTCATGTTTCAGGGTTTTGAAATCACCTCGGCGGAACAGATCGAGGCGCTTCACCAGTACTGCAAATTCGTCTACATCGACACCAGCCTGGGCAGCGACGTCGCCGAGGCCGCGCCGCCCCCGCCGCGCCGCGCCAAGGTCGAGTCCCTGGACAAGCGCCGGATCGAGCTGGAGGTGCTTCGCTCCCAGGCCCGGTCCGTTCTGCGCAAGGATCCCTATGTCGACACGACGACGCTTGAAGACGAGATCCATCAAGTCCGCGATACCTATCGACACGCACAGGAACTCATGGACAAGGTTCTCGATGACGTCCGTGAGAGTCGCGATCTCGACATCGACGCCATCAGCCAGCTGAGCGCCGACTTCACCGCCAGCATCATTCGCAATCCGGATGCGCTGGCGCTGTTTTCCCTGATACGGCAGAAATCGGACTACATCGCGCACCACAGTCTGCGCGTCTGCATTCTCGCCCTGGGCCTGGGTCGCCAGATCGGCCTGGAACAGGAGTCGCTGAATGTGCTGGGTATCGGCGCCCTGTTGCACGATGTCGGCAAGATTCGCGTGCCGATGGAGTTGCTGGAAAAGCGCAGCGACTTGTCACCGGCAGAAGCCGAAATCATCAAACGCCATGTGGGCGACGGTTTGCGGATTTTGCGCCAGTATGCACCGGGTATGCCGACCATGGCCCTGGAGGTCGTCGGTTGGCACCACGAGCGCTACGACGGTAGCGGTTATCCCCTGGGCGCGAAGGGCAATGACATCAGTCAGTTTGGGCACATCGGCGCCATCGTCGATTACTACGAGGGTGTGACCGGAGATCGTCCGTGGCGCCAGGGAGCTGACGCGCACTCGACACTAATGCACATGTATGACCGTCGGGGCCAGCTTTTTGAGCCGGAACTGGTGGAGCAGTTCATTCGCTACATGGGGGTCTACCCGATTGGTAGCGTGGTGCAGCTAAACACCGGCGAGCGGGCCGTCGTCATTACGCGCAATCGGGAGCGGCATCTGCGCCCGCGAGTGGTCCTGGCCAGTGATGCGGAAAACCGGGTGTATTCCGGCGGTCGCATCGTCGATCTCGCCCGGCAGCGAACCGAGGGTGGCCAGTTGTACGAAATCGTACGCGTCCTGTCTCCGGAAGAACACAACCTGGACCCGCAGGCCTTCTTCCCGATGGTTGCCTGA
- the msrA gene encoding peptide-methionine (S)-S-oxide reductase MsrA, whose translation MYRLRTQQMPTPEQALPGRDQVMPVPERHFVNDHPLAGPFPDGMRQALFGLGCFWGAERRFWELAGVYSTAVGYAGGYTPNPTYDEVCSGLTGHNEVVRVIYDPAQVSYEDLLTVFWESHDPTQGMRQGNDVGTQYRSGIYCYDEEQRRAAESSRDRYQAALSAAGRGTITTEIVEAPNFYFAEGYHQQYLAKNPGGYCGLGGTGIVLGSAP comes from the coding sequence ATGTACCGATTGCGCACGCAGCAAATGCCGACTCCGGAGCAGGCCCTTCCCGGGCGGGATCAGGTGATGCCGGTTCCGGAACGGCACTTCGTCAATGACCACCCCCTGGCAGGTCCGTTTCCCGACGGAATGCGGCAGGCGCTGTTCGGACTGGGGTGCTTCTGGGGCGCCGAGCGCAGATTCTGGGAGCTTGCCGGTGTCTACTCCACCGCCGTCGGCTATGCCGGCGGTTACACCCCGAATCCCACCTATGACGAGGTCTGTAGCGGCCTGACCGGTCACAACGAAGTGGTGCGGGTCATATACGATCCGGCGCAGGTTTCCTACGAAGACCTTCTGACCGTGTTCTGGGAGTCCCACGACCCGACCCAGGGGATGCGCCAGGGCAATGATGTTGGCACCCAGTATCGTTCGGGTATCTACTGTTACGACGAGGAGCAGCGCAGGGCCGCCGAATCTTCCCGGGATCGCTATCAGGCGGCGCTTTCCGCCGCCGGCCGGGGCACCATTACCACGGAGATCGTGGAGGCCCCGAATTTCTATTTCGCCGAGGGCTACCATCAGCAGTACTTGGCCAAGAATCCGGGCGGTTACTGCGGCCTGGGAGGCACCGGGATTGTCCTGGGATCGGCCCCGTAG
- a CDS encoding TlpA disulfide reductase family protein yields MGRFVRGLALTGLLLATASAYAGGLANFDGKPQTISDYTGHGKWLVVMIWAHDCAVCNRDVGQEIAFYNRHRKKDATVLGISLDGKEYHKQAVDFIHRHKVTFPNLIGEPEDVAALYTEYTGNDWVGTPTFLIFDPKGKIRAEQVGATSANLIEKFIESNSKS; encoded by the coding sequence ATGGGTCGGTTTGTGCGTGGACTGGCACTGACGGGCCTGTTGCTGGCAACGGCCTCGGCCTATGCCGGCGGGCTGGCAAATTTCGATGGAAAACCCCAAACCATCTCGGATTATACGGGCCACGGAAAATGGCTGGTGGTCATGATCTGGGCCCATGACTGTGCAGTCTGCAATCGCGATGTGGGTCAGGAAATCGCTTTCTACAACCGGCACCGCAAAAAGGACGCTACCGTCCTGGGTATCAGCCTGGACGGCAAGGAGTATCACAAGCAGGCCGTCGATTTTATCCATCGACACAAGGTGACGTTTCCGAATCTGATTGGCGAGCCCGAGGACGTTGCCGCGCTGTATACGGAATATACGGGTAATGACTGGGTCGGCACGCCGACGTTCCTGATCTTCGATCCCAAGGGAAAAATTCGGGCCGAGCAGGTCGGCGCGACGTCCGCGAATCTGATCGAGAAGTTCATCGAAAGCAACAGCAAGTCCTGA